The DNA sequence TTGAATTACCGTGCAACATCTTTTGGAAGATTGCTTAACAGAAGCCAGGTAGCAACTGTATTGTTCTTCTCATCTATGAGTCTTTGGACTATAAATCTGTTTTTTATTGGCTTGCCTTTTACTTTTTGTTTTATTGTTTTACCTTGTGGCGTATCTGTCTTTTGATAGCTGTCTCTTGTTATAAGTATATCTACCGTATTAACATAAATTTTTACTTTTTTATTTTGATACTGTATAGTTTTTACATATTTGCCTTTATCCATTTTTTTGGACAACTCTTTTTGGGTAATATCTTCATCTTCATACCTGACTTTGACATTGTCTAATGCTCGTACTATATATAAATCCTCTTTTTGCAGTCCTCTGAAAAACCCCGCACTGTCTGCTTCTCTGTCAATTACATGTACAATTTTCTTTTGTATGTTGAGGGATTGATTGATATAAGCTATTCTTTGTGTTAATTCACCGAGATGGGTAAGATGACTCTTCATTGTAGGATTATAGCTTGAGAGCACTTTATCTTGTGTCTTTAGGTTCTGTACCAAGGGAAGGATTGGTTTGCCGCTGCTGCTCTCAATTGCAAGGGAACTTTGCAACTCATATCCTCTTGATGAAGCATTATTTACATTGCTTCTGCGTTTTCGTATACAATCTGTTTTTGCCGTATGGTTTTTATAATTTATGAGTGACCAGTCATGGGCTACAAGTATATATTCATCACTGCTTTTATTAATAGTTTTAATCCCTCTTGTAAGCATTGGCTCATTGAGTGACTCTATATCTACATGCTCATTATTGTAAAATCTCCAAGCACTTTGTGCTTGTGAAAATCCTTCAGTCTTTTGTAGCAGGTTTAATCCATTGGTACTGTGTTGTTTATGATTCATATGACTTTTTACCAGTCTCATATATCTTTTTTTTTAAACGCTCTTCCATTGCATAAACTCTCTTGTTTTTTAAAATCTTATGCAATATCTATTCCGCTTTCTTTGCTTTTTTGAGTTGTGTAGATACTTATGACTGAAGTACCGCTTCCGAGAAAGCATTATTTTCTTAACTTAACGGCATAGAGACTTCAGTCCGGGCTAAAATTCATGCCTGCTTTCATCCTTCAATTTATCATCAATTTTTTTCGCTAAAATACATATAATATAAACTAAGGAATAGACTCATGCCATTATTAGACTCATTTACCGTTGACCACACAATTATGCCGGCACCTGCAGTGCGTAAAGCAAAAGTTATGAAAACACCGTGCGGAGACAAAATTACAGTTTTTGACTTGCGTTTTTACAAACCAAACGAAGAGAAAATGGACGGACGGGGAATTCATACCTTGGAACACCTTTTTGCAGGATTTATGCGCAATCATTTAAATTCGAAAAATGTTGAAATTATAGACCTCTCGCCGATGGGATGCCGTACAGGATTCTATATGTCGGTAATTGGAACTCCTGATGAAAAAAGAGTGGCAAAGGCCTGGAAAAAATCTATGGAAGATGTCTTACATGTAAAGAGCAAAAAAGATATTCCTGAACTCAATATTTATCAGTGCGGAACCTATAAAATGCACTCTCTTAAAAATGCCAAAAAAATTGCCAGTGACATTCTTTCGCATAAAATAGGCGTGATGGATAACAAAAAACTGCAACTGAGTAAAAAGAAACTTAAAGAGATAAACAGCTAATGTTGGTTTTAGTACCGATGAACACTGCAGATGTGCAAGAAGCCGAGATTACACCGGTTTTAGAAGCAAAAACATGGGCACAGCTTCGTATAGAAGAGGGTGAACTTGTAGAGGTACTGCATTGTGACACATACGACGGTTTTGAGAACTGGTCTGAAGCCGTTGTTGTAAACAGCGATGGTGAACCTGTTATGGACTTTATGAATATGTCCATGATGGTACTCGTTGCACATACGCAAAAAACGATTGATGAGATTGTAGAAGCGTATTTATTTCGAGAACTGCATGATCTTGCATATTAGGAAAAACAATGGAGTTAAAACAGTTTTTAGAACTTTTTAACCCTCTGCCGGGAAATCACTATATTCAGATTACCGACAAAATTGATGCAACGACCCTTGCTTTGCAAAAAATGATTGCAGCAGTTGAGGGTGAGTTTCATCTGGCTCTTTATACAGAAAAAAAGCTGCAAATTCCCGATGCCCTCAAAGAGATTAAAATAGAGTATATACCAAATTTTTCAAAACCTTTTCGTGCATTGCCCAGAGATCATGACATCGTAATTTTCAAAGATGTTTTTTTTAAGCATCAAAACCCGGAGTTGCTCCTCAGAATTGCCTACACAACACTTGCAAATACGGCAAATGTGATAATTATGCAAAAAAAAGGAACAATGGATATAGAAAAGACAAAAGAGCTGTTGGAAAAATTTGAATTTCGCGCTCCCAATGCCATAGACATACTGCCTGAATATGATCTGGTCATGGCAAAAAAAATGCACATGTGGGGTAACGGGTTATAATTTTTCTCAAACTTCACCTGCCCCTTTTGCAGTTCGTTTGACACAGGAGATGATTCCTTTTGATGAGCTAAAAGAAGTGTTTCATCAAAAAATCATCAAATAATTTTATAAAACATCAAACCTGTCTAAATTCATCACTTTATCCCATGCCGAAATGAAGTCATCTACGAACTGTTCCTGTTTGTCATCTTGGGCATAAAATTCTGTTTGTGCTCGCAGTTGCGAGTTTGCACCAAAAATCAAATCTGCGCGTGTGGCTCTGTATCGAATTTCGCCGTTGTGGTGGCCCTCAAACAAGCTGTGTGTTTCATCTGCCGGTGACCATGATAAATTCATATCTGCCAAATTGACAAAAAAATCATTACTGAGACTCTCTTTTTTATCGCTGAGCACTCCATAATCACTTTGGCTATAATTGATCCCGAGCACTCTCAGCCCACCGATGAGCACTGTCATTTCAGGAACACTCAGTGTCAATTGTTGTGCTTTGTCGAGTAAAAGACGTTCAGCAGCTACCTGAGACTCTTTTGGAAGATAATTTCTAAAGGCATCTCCCTCTTTTGGTTCAAGGTATGCAAAGCTGTGAACATCGGTCTGCTCCTGTGTTGCATCAACTCTTCCCGGCAGGAAAGGAACTTTTTTTGCATAGCCGCCATTGTGTACAGCTTTTTCAAGTGCCGCTGCTCCTCCAAGGATAATCATGTCCGCAAGTGAAATTTTATTTTTATGATTTTCATTGAAATTCTCTCGAATTTCTTGCAAAGCAGATAATACTTTTTGCAGCTGTATCGGATCGTTCACCTGCCAGTTTATTTGTGGTTCCAGAGCAATTCTTGCACCATTGGCACCGCCTCTTTTATCTGAATCTCTGTAGCTTGCAGCAGATGACCAGGCGGTATACAGCAGCTCGGAGATTTGCAGGGAGCTTTGTAAAATCTCTTCTTTAAGAGCTTCTGTCTCATCGTCATTTATCAGCGTATCCTCATTAACAGCAGGAAGCGGATCTTGCCATAAGAAGTCATCTTGCGGTACTTCCGGCCCAAGATAACGTGATTTTGGACCCATGTCCCGGTGTGTCAGTTTAAACCATGCTTTTGCAAAACTTTGGGCAAATAATTCCGGATTTTCTAAAAAAGAGCGGGAAACTTTTTCAAATTCAGGATCCATTCGCAGTGCCAAATCTGTTGTAAACATAATTGTTTTGTCTTTTTTCCCTTCTATATGTGCATCAGGGGCCAAATCTTCTGCATCAGGATTGACAGGGACCCATTGCCACGCACCTGCAGGGCTTTTTTCAAGATTCCATTCATATTTAAACAGGATTTCAAGATAGCTGTTGTCCCATTTTGTAGGAGTCGGTGTCCAGGCACCTTCCAAGCCGCTTGAAATAGTATCGGCTCCTTTGCCGCTTTTATAGCTGTTTTTCCAACCAAAGCCCTGTTGTTCCAATGGGGCTGCTTCAGGTTCGGGACCTACATACTTTTGAGGATCAGCGGCTCCATGGCTTTTGCCAAAGGTATGTCCGCCTGCAATAAGCGCAATTGTTTCTGCATCATTCATTCCCATTCGACGAAAACTTACCCGTATGTCCTCAGCGGCAGCCAAAACATTCGGTTCTCCGTTAGGGCCTTCAGGATTCACATAGATAAGTCCCATCTGTACAGCAGCTAATGGGTTTTGAAGCTTTTTGTCCTCTGAATGGCGCTTGTCTGCAAGCCACTCCTCTTCCTCTCCCCAGTAAATGTCTTCTTCTGTCTGCCAGATATCTTCACGGCCGCCGCCAAAACCGTAAGTCTGTAGACCCATAGATTCCATCGCAACAGTTCCGGCAAGTATCATTAAATCCGCCCAGGAAATTTTTTCTCCATATTTCTTTTTCAGAGGCCATAACAAACGGCGGGCTTTGTCCAGGTTGACATTATCGGGCCAGCTGTTAAGCGGGGCAAAGCGCTGGTTGCCTGTTGCTGCGCCGCCGCGTCCGTCTGTGATTCGATAAGTTCCGGCGCTGTGCCATGCCATACGAATAAAAAAAGGACCGTAATGCCCATAATCGGCAGGCCACCAGGAAACGGAAGTCGTCAT is a window from the Sulfurimonas hydrogeniphila genome containing:
- the luxS gene encoding S-ribosylhomocysteine lyase; the encoded protein is MPLLDSFTVDHTIMPAPAVRKAKVMKTPCGDKITVFDLRFYKPNEEKMDGRGIHTLEHLFAGFMRNHLNSKNVEIIDLSPMGCRTGFYMSVIGTPDEKRVAKAWKKSMEDVLHVKSKKDIPELNIYQCGTYKMHSLKNAKKIASDILSHKIGVMDNKKLQLSKKKLKEINS
- the katG gene encoding catalase/peroxidase HPI; this encodes MQSYKHTIVDGDEIAKWWPNQLNLKILTQNNPRLTPATSEFSYKKAFGTLPYEELKKDLISLMTTSVSWWPADYGHYGPFFIRMAWHSAGTYRITDGRGGAATGNQRFAPLNSWPDNVNLDKARRLLWPLKKKYGEKISWADLMILAGTVAMESMGLQTYGFGGGREDIWQTEEDIYWGEEEEWLADKRHSEDKKLQNPLAAVQMGLIYVNPEGPNGEPNVLAAAEDIRVSFRRMGMNDAETIALIAGGHTFGKSHGAADPQKYVGPEPEAAPLEQQGFGWKNSYKSGKGADTISSGLEGAWTPTPTKWDNSYLEILFKYEWNLEKSPAGAWQWVPVNPDAEDLAPDAHIEGKKDKTIMFTTDLALRMDPEFEKVSRSFLENPELFAQSFAKAWFKLTHRDMGPKSRYLGPEVPQDDFLWQDPLPAVNEDTLINDDETEALKEEILQSSLQISELLYTAWSSAASYRDSDKRGGANGARIALEPQINWQVNDPIQLQKVLSALQEIRENFNENHKNKISLADMIILGGAAALEKAVHNGGYAKKVPFLPGRVDATQEQTDVHSFAYLEPKEGDAFRNYLPKESQVAAERLLLDKAQQLTLSVPEMTVLIGGLRVLGINYSQSDYGVLSDKKESLSNDFFVNLADMNLSWSPADETHSLFEGHHNGEIRYRATRADLIFGANSQLRAQTEFYAQDDKQEQFVDDFISAWDKVMNLDRFDVL